Below is a genomic region from Staphylococcus carnosus.
CGTTCATCTGGAGAATAGCCAGGTGTTAAAATGTCAGTGTAAAACATTGCACCTGTTTTAGCCAAATGGAATTGATTACGTTGATAAAATTTAGCATCTTTATATGCAATAATCGGATCTCCAACATATTCTAGATAGGCATTATCTTCAATATGAAAATTTTGATATTGCTCAACATGATCTTTTAATGTTTTATAGATTTTTGTTGCACCCTGAGAAGTCAGTGTGACAGATGCGTTTTCTTGTACACGAATATCAAATTTATAACGGTCGCCATCTAAATAACCGCCGCCGACATTTACAATGTAGAAAGTCGGAATATCCGACCCATTTAAATAAACAGGGCGGATGACTTTCAATGCCTTTTCAAAAAAGATATCACGTGCAACTGAACGTTCACCATCATGAAAGATAGACAGATTAAGTTGTCCTGTCCATTCTTGATTTTTACTCATTAAGCTAATCCTTTAAGCAATACATCACGTTCAATCCATTCAATCACGTTGTCTAAACCTTCTTCAGTTTTTAAGTTTGTGAAAGTAAATGGACGGTTACCACGGAAAGTATTTGTATCTTCAGCCATTTGGTCTAAAGAAGCGCCGACATATGGTGCTAAATCTGTTTTATTAATAATAAAGAAGTCAGATTTAATCATACCTTGTCCACCTTTACGTGGAATTTTTTCACCTTGAGCCACATCAATAATATAAATAGAGAAGTCAACTAACTCTGGACTGAAAGTTGCTGCCAAGTTGTCTCCGCCTGATTCAATAAAGATTAAATCTAAATCGCCATGACGTTCCATTAATTCATCAATTGCTGCAAAGTTCATAGAAGCATCTTCTCGGATGGCAGTATGCGGACAACCGCCTGTTTCTACGCCGATAATTCGATCAGCAGGTAATACGCCTGTGTTAACTAAGATTTTTTCATCTTCTTTTGTATAAATATCATTTGTAATGACACCGATACTCATATCTTTTGAAAGATGTCTTACAAGTTTTTCTACGAGTTCGGTTTTTTCTGCTCCAACAGGGCCGCCGATTCCAATTTTAACTGGATTAGACATAATTTATTCCTCCTATGAAATAAATATTCTGACGTTTACATTTTCATGTTCCATTTGATTTATTTCTAAACCTGGTGCAGTAATTCCAAATTCTGATTCTGCAAGTTCAAAAATATGATCACGTGTTGTTTTCATGAAAGTAATCATGTCAGTCACTACGCGTTGACCAGCAGTTTGTCCGAGCGGTATCGCTCTTACTGCATTTTGAGTCAGCGCTGAAACGTTTTGATATAGGTAATAATCAATAATCATTTCTATATCGATACCAAGAAAATGACCGAGCATAGTAAAACAAATAGCAGGATGTAATTTCGCATTTTTTTCATTATATTGTGCTTCATACCATTGAATCCACTCACTATCGTATAATTCATTGGCAAGTTTTACCATCCGTGTACCCATTTGTTTCGTACCTGTACGTGTTTCTCTCGGCATGTTCTGAACAAATAACATGCGATCTAAATGTAAGATCTTTTCAGGGTCATTTTGATTTAAAGCTTCGTATACAAGACGGATAGCAAGTCCGTCTGCATACGTTAATTGTTCACTTAAAAAGAGTCTCAACCATTCTTTAAAGCTTTCTTCATCATGTACAGTGCCACGTTGAATATATGTTTCTAAACCAAAAGAGTGGCTGAAAGCCCCCGTAGGAAATTGAGAGTCACAGAATTGAAATAATCTTAAAGCTTGATGATCAATCATGTGAATGTCCGATATGTCTGAACGCTTTATTCACTTTACGATCTTCACGTGTATAAGGGATACCTAAAGATTTTAATAAATCTTCAACGAGGTAATCGTATTGAACAAGCATTTCATTTTCAGTAAATTGCGTTGGCAAGTGACGATTGCCGAGTTGGTGCGCAATATCTCCCATTTCCTTTAATGTACGAGGTTGTATCACTAAAATATCTTCTGAATTTACATCTACGACAATCATATTATGATCGTCTTGATATAAAATATCTCCATATTCTAAATCAACAGGGTTTTTTAATCGAATACCAATTTCGTTGCCGTGATCTGTAGTGACACGTTGGATTCTTTTTACTAAATCAGAATTTTCAAGGTATACTTTTTCAATATGTTTTTGTTTTTCTTCTTCTGAAAGATTAGCAACATTGCCGACTATTTCTTCAATTATCATAATTCACTCTATCTCCTAGAATAAGAAGTAACGTTGTGCAAGTGGCAATTCTTTTGCAGGTTCGCTTGTAATTAATTTGCCATCTACAAACACTTCATAAGTTTGAGGATCTACATCTAATTTAGGTGTTTCACTATTGTTTTTCATATCTTTTTTAGTAAGTTGGCGAATACCCTTAACAGGTCGTACCATACGGTGTAATGATAATTGACGTTCAATATCATTCATATAAGCAATGTTTGACACAAATGTAATACTTGTACCAGTTAAATTACCACCATATTGACCATACATTTTACGATATTTTAAAGGTTCTGAAGTAGGGATAGATCCGTTAGCATCACCATTGACTGCTGTATTAATCATTCCGGCTTTAAGTATCATTTCAGGTTTAACACCGAAGAAAGCAGGGTCCCAAATGACAAGGTCTGCAAGTTTACCTTCTTCAATTGAACCTACATATTCTGAAATACCGTGTGTAATAGCAGGGTTGATAGTATATTTAGCAATATAACGTTTAATACGGTTGTTATCATTATACTCTTTATCGCCATCTAAATATCCGCGTTGTTCTTTCATGCGATGAGCAACTTGCCAAGTACGTGTAATGACTTCACCGACACGATCCATTGCTTGGGAGTCTGAACTGACCATACTGAATACACCCATATCTTGTAAAACGTCTTCTGCTGCAATTGTTTCTTTTCTGATACGAGAATCCGCAAATGCAATATCTTCAGGAATAGAAGCGTTCAAGTGATGTGTAATCATAACCATATCTAAGTGTTCGTCTATTGTATTTACTGTATAAGGAAGGGTTGGGTTCGTAGATGAAGGAAGGACATTAGGATAGCTTGCAGATTTAATCAAATCTGGTGCATGGCCGCCTCCTGCGCCTTCTGTGTGATACATATGAATAACTCTATCTTTAATTGCTTTCATAGTATCTTCCATGAAGCCGGCTTCATTCAATGTATCAGCGTGCAAGGCAATTTGCACATCATAATCATCTGCTACATCTAAAGCATGGCTTAAAGCTGATGGTGTAGCGCCCCAGTCTTCGTGGACTTTCAAACCGATTGCGCCAGCGTGGATTTGTTCAATTAAAGCAGTATGATTGTGCGCTTGGCCTTTTCCTGTAAATCCTACATTGATTGGAAGACCTTCAGCTGCTTCTAACATACGGTGGATATGCCATGGTCCTGGTGCGACAGTAGTTGCTTTTGCACCTTCAGAAGCTCCTGTACCACCGCCGATATGTGTTGTTACACCACTTTCAAGTGCAACGTAAGCTTGTTCAGGATTAATAAAGTGAACATGTGTATCAATACCGCCGGCTGTAACGATTTTACCTTCTCCAGAGATAATATCAGTTGATGCCCCAATAATAATATCTACATCATCCATAATATCTGGGTTTCCGGCTTTACCGTATTTCATGATATAACCATTTTTAATACCTAAGTCTGCTTTATAAACTTTATCGTAATCAATAATTACAGCATTTGTAATTACAGTATCAGCAACATAGCGATCATCACGTGTAACGTTTGGGTTTTGCGCCATACCGTCACGTACAGATTTACCCCCGCCGAATGTTGCTTCATCTCCATAATTTGCAAAGTCTTTTTCAATTGTCGCAAACAAATTTGTATCCCCTAAGCGGATAGCATCTCCAATAGTGGGACCGTACAAACTTGTATATTGCGATTGTGTCATTTTAAAACTCATCGATTATCCCCACTTTCTTTATTTGCATTTTGTTTGCCTTCGTCATTTTTAACGCCGGCGTTTGGATGGCCATTTTCTACTCGGAAGACACGTTCTTCATCAATTGCGCCATCTACTAAACCTCGGAAACCGTAGATACGGCGTCTGCCATTGTATTCTACAAGTTGTACTTTCTTTTCATCCCCAGGTTCGAATCTTACTGCTGCGCCAGCAGGGATATCTAAGTGTTTTCCATAGGCTTTTTCTCTATCAAATTTCAAACCAGTATTGGCTTCGAAAAAGTGATAATGAGAGCCGACTTGAATAGGGCGGTCACCGATGTTTTTAACCGTGATGACTGTTTCAGAATCATCTGTTCCTTTATTGATTTCGATTTCAGTTTTCTTAACTATAATTTCACCAGGTTTCACTATGTTTGCCTCCTTTTTAAACGATAGGGTGGTGGATTGTGATTAATTTTGTTCCATCAGGAAATGTTGCTTCGATTTCCAAATCAGGAATCATATCAGAAACACCTTCCATAACATCATCTTTATTTAAAATTTGTCTGCCATAACTCATAAGTTCTGCGACACTTTTACCGTCTCTGGCACCTTCTAACATTTCATAACTGATAATTGCGACCGCTTCTGGATAGTTTAATTTCAATCCGCGAGATTGTCGTCTGCGTGCCAAATCATTTGCTACAACAAGCATCAATTTATCTTGTTCACGTTGCGTGAAA
It encodes:
- the ureE gene encoding urease accessory protein UreE, encoding MIIEEIVGNVANLSEEEKQKHIEKVYLENSDLVKRIQRVTTDHGNEIGIRLKNPVDLEYGDILYQDDHNMIVVDVNSEDILVIQPRTLKEMGDIAHQLGNRHLPTQFTENEMLVQYDYLVEDLLKSLGIPYTREDRKVNKAFRHIGHSHD
- the ureB gene encoding urease subunit beta, with product MKPGEIIVKKTEIEINKGTDDSETVITVKNIGDRPIQVGSHYHFFEANTGLKFDREKAYGKHLDIPAGAAVRFEPGDEKKVQLVEYNGRRRIYGFRGLVDGAIDEERVFRVENGHPNAGVKNDEGKQNANKESGDNR
- a CDS encoding urease subunit gamma; amino-acid sequence: MHFTQREQDKLMLVVANDLARRRQSRGLKLNYPEAVAIISYEMLEGARDGKSVAELMSYGRQILNKDDVMEGVSDMIPDLEIEATFPDGTKLITIHHPIV
- a CDS encoding urease accessory protein UreD — its product is MSKNQEWTGQLNLSIFHDGERSVARDIFFEKALKVIRPVYLNGSDIPTFYIVNVGGGYLDGDRYKFDIRVQENASVTLTSQGATKIYKTLKDHVEQYQNFHIEDNAYLEYVGDPIIAYKDAKFYQRNQFHLAKTGAMFYTDILTPGYSPDERHFTYDYLHLLNEIYVNDELVVFDNMLLDPNKNKVDALGYMEGYSHLGSCYFIHPDITKQTLDELYEVMKPFMSENECRIGITELATHGLAIRILAHQTDIIESILKEVQNNVVNQFYNRDVNFLRKY
- the ureC gene encoding urease subunit alpha, with product MSFKMTQSQYTSLYGPTIGDAIRLGDTNLFATIEKDFANYGDEATFGGGKSVRDGMAQNPNVTRDDRYVADTVITNAVIIDYDKVYKADLGIKNGYIMKYGKAGNPDIMDDVDIIIGASTDIISGEGKIVTAGGIDTHVHFINPEQAYVALESGVTTHIGGGTGASEGAKATTVAPGPWHIHRMLEAAEGLPINVGFTGKGQAHNHTALIEQIHAGAIGLKVHEDWGATPSALSHALDVADDYDVQIALHADTLNEAGFMEDTMKAIKDRVIHMYHTEGAGGGHAPDLIKSASYPNVLPSSTNPTLPYTVNTIDEHLDMVMITHHLNASIPEDIAFADSRIRKETIAAEDVLQDMGVFSMVSSDSQAMDRVGEVITRTWQVAHRMKEQRGYLDGDKEYNDNNRIKRYIAKYTINPAITHGISEYVGSIEEGKLADLVIWDPAFFGVKPEMILKAGMINTAVNGDANGSIPTSEPLKYRKMYGQYGGNLTGTSITFVSNIAYMNDIERQLSLHRMVRPVKGIRQLTKKDMKNNSETPKLDVDPQTYEVFVDGKLITSEPAKELPLAQRYFLF
- a CDS encoding urease accessory protein UreF, with product MIDHQALRLFQFCDSQFPTGAFSHSFGLETYIQRGTVHDEESFKEWLRLFLSEQLTYADGLAIRLVYEALNQNDPEKILHLDRMLFVQNMPRETRTGTKQMGTRMVKLANELYDSEWIQWYEAQYNEKNAKLHPAICFTMLGHFLGIDIEMIIDYYLYQNVSALTQNAVRAIPLGQTAGQRVVTDMITFMKTTRDHIFELAESEFGITAPGLEINQMEHENVNVRIFIS
- the ureG gene encoding urease accessory protein UreG codes for the protein MSNPVKIGIGGPVGAEKTELVEKLVRHLSKDMSIGVITNDIYTKEDEKILVNTGVLPADRIIGVETGGCPHTAIREDASMNFAAIDELMERHGDLDLIFIESGGDNLAATFSPELVDFSIYIIDVAQGEKIPRKGGQGMIKSDFFIINKTDLAPYVGASLDQMAEDTNTFRGNRPFTFTNLKTEEGLDNVIEWIERDVLLKGLA